The sequence below is a genomic window from Acetivibrio clariflavus DSM 19732.
CCTATTTTCTTAGTTAAAATACATTTTACACAGGTGTTTATTTTTCAATTTATACATCAACCCTTATCTACATAATACACTAAAAAATTTTTAAAGTGCAATATAACTTAATTTTCCTCTTAAATAAAGAACGGCCGCACAAATTTTGCAGCCGTTCTATTCATGCTATTTTAATATTTACCTACTCCAACTAATCTTTCTTTACCGGTGACGGTACAGGATTAACATACAGCTTGATTATATCGCCGGTACGCAAATCTTTACTTATCTTCATCTCACCGTTTTCATCGTACTCAATATAAACAATAAGCGGATCTTGAAAAACAGCAATAACTTTCTTATGTTCTTCATCCAAAAAATATACACTTCTCCATATGCCAAACCCGCCTTCAAAGTCCGGAGCACCGGCAATTTCATTAAATGCTTTAATAATATCCTGCAAGTTATCCTTTTTCTATAACGATTTTTTTACATTTCTTCCAAAATCAGGAGTTTTTAATCGTTTGATTTAATTCCAAGCAGGATACTTTTTAATAGAGCAAAATCAATGGAATTCACATCTCCATTGCCGTCAATATCGGCTCCTGCATATCCGACATTAGGGTCGGCGGTAGGAAATTTATTTATCATCCCCAGCAAATACATTTTCACATATCCATAATCAATGGAATTTACTTCTCCGTCGCCGTTAACATCTCCCTTTAAAACAGTATAATGGGGGGGAGTAGGTGTATTAACTGGTGTAGGTGTCGGTGTGTCATTAACAGGTACCAACATCCACTGCTGATTGGAGCCGTCAACATCAGACCATTGCTGTATTACTCCTCCGTCCTCGGTGGACCACTTGTATACATCAAGAATCTTTCCGCTGCTGCGGCTCTTTAGCTTGTAATAGCCTCCACCGGCATCTATAAGCTGCCACTGCTGGTTGTAGCCTCCATTGCTGTACCATTGTATAATAGCAGCACCATCGGATTTGGAATCGTCCTTAATATCCAGAACATAGCCGCTTGATACACTAACTATTTTTTTGTATCCGCTTCCCATATCAACCAGATACCACTTCTGACTTTCACTTCCATTGTCAGTCCATTGCACCAGTTGGGAAGCACGGGTTCCATCTCTTGCATCCAGAACTTTACCACTGTTTCTGTTTACTATTTTATACTTTGTTGTATCTGTAATAGGCTCGGTAATGGTACCTTCCGCTGCATTAATTTTTATACTGCTATAATATGGCAATTCAAGAACGGTGTCCGACCTGAATATCAAAGGAAGCCATACATATTGGGAGTCATTTACCTTTCCTCCCCATGCTCCGGCCCATCTGTCTCCCATATACAGATATGAGGTTCCTTTCGTACCCTGTACAGGTATAATAAATGTGGGCTGTGACTTGTATGTGGTGGAATCCCCTAAATTATACAGTTCCGACCAACCGCTGGCCAAATCCCTGGAATAGGCGTATTTAGCCTGATTGGGATCCCATCCTGTACACCCCGAAGTTATTAGATAGTAATAACCGTTTCTCTTTATAAGGCATGGTGCTTCTCTCTGTTTACCTACAAACAACTTGGCTTTCAGTGATGCTATACCTTTATAGTCAGGAGTCAGTTCATAAAGGTGCAGATCCATGTTTTCGTTGGAAGCAGAAATAAAATATCCTTTACCGTCGGTATCGACAAAAACATTGCAATCCCTTGACATGTATCCGGGGCGGTCATGGTCTATAACCCCTGATGATGCAAAAGGTCTGAAACTTCCCAAATATGTATATTTCCCGTCGGGAGTCTTGCAATAAGCTACAGCAGCCCTTGCTTCACCGTAATGAACACCGTTCTCCCAATGCATCCACATGACAAACTCTTTTGTAGAAGCATTGTACATAACCTTGGGCCTTTCAACATTGCAACTGGCCAGTTCCGGTGCAGAACTTGGAGACAATACCTCACCTCTGTATTCCCAGTTTATAAGATCAGCAGATCTGTAGCATCTTACCCCTAAAAACTTGTTTGAATTATCCCGGTACTCTCCATACCAATAGTAATATCCCCCATACTGAATCATACCGCCGCCATGAGCATGAATAACGTTGCCCGATGTGTCTTTAAACTGCGTTCCGTTTATTATTATTCCATCAGCTGCTGATGCCGGCAAAGACATATTAATGGCAGCAATTACTAAAACCGCCAGCGAAAACAAAATAAAGACCTTTTTCATAAAAAAACACCCCCATATATATCAAAAAATTTCCATACCGGTTTGCACCAAACCTGAAAATTAATATTGAACCTTTCTACGTACACAGTTCAATTTTATATTCTAAAGCTTTAAAACATATTATATTGTCGGGAAACTCAATTGTGATGCAAAGCTTTTACCCAGCTTCGACTGTATTTAAAGAATTGTTATATATTGATATCCGGAGACTATTGAATAGTAATCCATATTTAAAACCTATATAATCGATATATAAAGCAAAATTTATCGATAATGTATCCCTATTTAAAAGTATAGACTATGAATCAAAAAATTACAACATGCTTCTTAATTGCCACAAATTGTTATAAAACCTGGTCCGGTACACTCCAAAAAATAAAAGCCCTTTTGAAAAATATCAAGGACTTTTTTAATGCTTATATTGAACTAAAATATGCTTACATTGAAGTCACTAAGTATTATTCCGAAATGAATTTCTCAATTGCCCGTTACATTCTTTATGGCTTGCAAAACCCTATCTTTTTCAAAAGGCTTTACCACAAAATCCTTGGCACCAAGTTTTATTGCCTCAATAACCATTGACTGCTGCCCCATTGCCGAAACCATAATTATTTTGGTCTGGGGACTGACCTTTAAAACGTCTTCAATAGCCTTTATTCCGTCTAAATCAGGCATAGTAATATCCAAAGTCATTACATCTGGTTTATAAATCTTAGCCAAATCGATTGCATCATAGCCGTTAGAACCCTCGCCCACTACTTTATAGCCTTCAACTTCCTCAATCATCTTTTTCAGCAGTGTGCGCATGAAAACTGCATCGTCTACAACACAAAAAGTAAGTCTTCGCATCAGCCAACATCTCCCACTTCATACATCAATATTGATAAAACGGCAATACCGGCAGTTTCAGTTCTTAATATTCTAGGCCCTAATGTAACGGGATTAATTCCAAAACTTATAGCCTCTTCTATCTCCTGCTCGGTAAATCCGCCTTCCGGTCCAATAAAAACAGAGATATCTTTCATATGACCATTGGATTTCAGAATCTGCTTTAATGATTTTTTTGATTCTTTTTCATACGGTATTATTGACAAAGACCCATTTTTTATCTGTTTTATCGCTTCTTTAAAGCTTATGGGAAGTTCTACTTCAGGTATGATGCCCCTATTACTTTGTTTAGCCGCTTCTTGCGAAATACGGTTCCACCTTTCCCATTTTTTTTGGGCATCCTTTTGATTATCTATTTTCACCACGGTCCTTTCGGTTAGAACCGGAACTACTTTACTTATCCCCAACTCAACGCTTTTCTGAATTATAAAATCCATCTTGTCCGATTTGGGCAAACCTTGATACAAAGTTACTTTAACGGGCGGCTCTGTTGCATTTTTATAAGACTCGACAATCTTAGTATGTACAAAGCCGTCGCCAAAGGCTTCAATCCTTGCCGCATACTCATTTCCGACACCGTCACTTAAGGTAATGATCTCTCCGCACTTAAGCCTCAGTACTTTTTTAATGTGATTGTAATCATCACCTTTTATATTTATATTATCGTCAAAAATGTCTTCAGAGTTTATAAAGAATCTAGGCATTTAAATACAATCGCCACCCATTCTCCAAGTTCTTCAATCTGTATACTTCTAAAACCCAGCTTTGCATATGTTTCCAGCACTTCATCTTTTCTTTCCCGGATAATTCCAGAAGTGATAAAAATACCGTCCTGCTTCAGATAGGATGAAATTTTGTCCGATATATCAATTATAACATTTGCAATGATATTCGCAACAATAATGTCAAATTTTTCTCCTTTTTTTAAGTTGTCAATAACTCCTTTAATAACCGTAACCTTATCACTCACACTGTTAATTTCGGAGTTTTCCCTGGCAACCTTTACTGCCACCTCGTCAATGTCTACTGCCGTCACAGATTTTGCACCCAATTTTGCGGCAATTATTGAAAGTATGCCGGTACCGCAACCCAAATCCAATACAGTATCACTGGATTTAAGATGCTTTTCCAGCAATACAGCACACATTTTTGTGGTTTCATGGGTTCCGGTTCCGAAAGCCATACCCGGGTCCATCTCAATTATAATTTCATCGTTCTTTTGTCGGTAGTCTTCCCACGAAGGTTTAATAACAAGTTTGTCAGTTAAATTAAAAGGCTTGTAATATTTCTTCCAGGAAGTACTCCAATCTTCTTCATTCACCTGGGAAATTCCTATAAATCCTTCACCAATCTCAAGAAATTGACCGATAAACTTAAGTTTTTCCTTAATTAATTCGGTAAGTTCGGGAATGTTTGTCTCTTCGGGAAAATACGCCTTTATTGTGACTCCATCCCCCAATGTACTTAAAAATTCATCATCGGCATAATCCAACGTATCGGGCTTTGAAAGTTCGCTTATAATATCGTTAGGGTCTTCAATAGCCACTCCTCCCGCTCCTATGTTTGTAAGCATATCCGTCACAGCATCGTATGCTTCGCCTGTTGTTTTTATCTTTATTTCATACCAAATCATAAAGTCCTCCTCTGTTCTTCTACATTCCTAAAGCATCCTTCATCTTATCAAAGAAGCTTTTCCTCTGCTCATGTACTTCATCGCCGCTCAACTCTGCAAATTCTCTTAAAATAGCTTTTTGCTTCTCATTAAGTTTCTTCGGTACTTCAACATGCACTTTGAAGTACTGGTCACCACGTCCACTTCCCCTGATGAAAGGTATTCCTTTGTTCTTAAGCTTGAAAATCGAACCTGTTTGAGTACCTTCCGGTATTTGATATTTTACCTTGCCTTCCAGGGTAGGAACTTCCAGCTCTGCTCCCAATGCAGCTTGCACAAAAGTTATGGGTATTTCGCAAATAATATCATTACCCTTTCTTTCAAAAATAGCATGGGGTTTTACCTTCACATTAATAAACAAATCACCGGATGGACCACCTTTTAAGCCAGGTTCTCCTCCTCCGCCCAGTCTTATTGTCTGTCCGTCATTAATTCCCGCAGGTATTTCTACTTTAATTTTATTTTGATTCCTGACTCTTCCTTTGCCATTACACTTGTCACAAGGATCAGTTATAACCTTGCCTTCTCCATGACACACATCACAGGTCTTTATATTTACAAACTGACCGAAAGGAGTTCTCTGCTTATACTGAATCTGCCCGGTTCCATTACAATGCTGACATGTTACAGGACTTGTACCGGGCTTCGATCCTGAACCTTGGCACTTGTCACAAATTTCCATGCGGTGAATCGAAATTTCCTTTTCGACTCCAAAGGCCGCCTCTTCAAAACTAATTTCCACAGAAGTTTTCAAATCGGCACCCTTTTGTGGACCTCGACGTGTTCTGGATGAGGTTCTTCCTCCAAAACCTCCAAAAAATGTCTCAAAAATATCTCCAAAATCGCCAAAGTCAAAGTCAGAAAATCCGCCGAAGCCGCTAAAGCCTCCTCCAAATCCGCCCTGTTCAAAAGCGGAATGGCCAAATTGATCATACTGCGCTCTCTTTTGAGGATCGCTTAAAACTTCATAAGCTTCATTTATCTCTTTAAATTTAGCTTCAGCTTCCTTATTCCCCGGATTAATATCGGGATGATATTGCTTTGCCAATTTTCTGTAGGCCTTTTTTATCTCAGCATCGGATGCATTTTTGCTAACACCAAGGACTTCATAGTAGTCCCTCTTACTTGACATCCAACCAACTCCTCTAAACCAAAAGTTTTATACGAATAAAAAAAATTATATCATATAGCATAAAGCAATAGCAAATCTCTTAAAAAAAGCCAAAGCCATATACAATGACTTTGGCCTTTTATAAATATATGAAATATTATTTGTCGTCGTCAACCACTTTGTAATCGGCATCATAGACGTTTTCCTGTCCACCGGCATATTCGCTCTGCTGTCCTCCGCCCATATTCGGACCTGCGGCACCGGGATTCTGCTGATAGATCTTTGCCGATACCTCATAAAAGGCTTTGCTCAAATCCTCTGTCGCTTTCTTAATAGCTTCTGTATCGGTACCCTTTAATGCTTCTTTTACTTTGTTTATTTCAGCTTCAATCTTTTGCTTGTCTTCGCCGGATATCTTATCTCCAAGGTCTTTCAAAGTCTTTTCAGACTGGAATACCATGGAATCGGCATTATTTCTGATTTCAACCGCTTCTTTTCTGGCTTTGTCCTCAGCCTCATATCTTTGTGCTTCCTTAACAGCTCTATCAATTTCTTCCTCTGTCAAGTTTGTGGAAGCAGTAATGGTAATCTTCTGCTCTTTGCCTGTACCCAAATCCTTTGCGGAAACATGTACAATACCGTTGGCATCTATATCAAAGGTAACTTCAATTTGAGGAACTCCTCTTGGTGCCGGTGGAATACCGTCAAGATTAAACTCACCCAACAGCTTGTTGTCGGCAGCCATCTGTCTTTCTCCCTGGAATACCCTTACCGTAACGGCAGTCTGTCCGTCGGCAGCCGTTGAGAAAATCTGACTCTTCTTTGCAGGAATGGTTGTATTTCTTTCAATCAATTTTGTAAATACTCCTCCAAGGGTTTCAATACCAAGAGAAAGAGGAGTTACGTCAAGGAGAAGCAAGTCTTTTACTTCACCGGTAAGAACTCCTGCCTGTATTGCAGCACCGATTGCAACACATTCATCAGGGTTTATACCTTTGAAAGGTTCTTTATTGAAAAATTTCCTTACAGCTTCCTGAACAGCCGGTATTCTTGTGGAACCGCCTACCAAAAGGATCTTATCTATATCATTGGGACTAAGACCTGCATCTTCCATTGCACGTCTTGTTGGTTCCATAGTCTTTTCCACAAGATCGGCAGTCAATTCCTCAAACTTTGCTCTTGTAAGTGTCATATCAAGATGTTTCGGTCCAGTAGCGTCAGCTGTTATAAACGGCAAATTAATATTGGTTGTTGTAACACCGGAAAGCTCAATCTTGGCTTTCTCTGCAGCTTCTTTAAGTCTCTGCATAGCCATTTTGTCAGCTTTTAAATCTATACCATTTTCTTTCTTAAAGGTATCTACCAAATAATCTATTATCCTTTGGTCGAAATCGTCACCGCCAAGTCTGTTGTTACCGCTTGTTGCCAAAACTTCAAAAACTCCGTCGCCAATTTCCAGGATTGATACGTCAAAGGTACCTCCACCAAGGTCAAATACAAGGATTTTTTGGTCAGTTTCCTTATCAAGACCGTAAGCCAAAGCTGCAGCCGTAGGCTCGTTTATAATCCTTAACACCTCAAGTCCCGCAATCTTACCGGCATCCTTGGTAGCCTGTCTCTGTGAGTCACTGAAGTATGCAGGAACAGTTATAACAGCCTGAGTAACTTTTTCACCCAAATAACTTTCCGCATCAGCTTTAATCTTTTGAAGAATCATAGCTGAAATTTCCTGAGGTGTGTATGATTTATCATCAATTATTACTTTTCTGTCTGTACCCATATCTCTCTTTATAGAGATAATTGTTCTTTCAGGATTGGTAATAGCCTGCCTTTTGGCAACTTGACCTACCAGCCTTTCACCTGTCTTAGAAAATGCTACAACCGATGGTGTTGTTCTGCTGCCTTCAGAATTTGCTATTACAACAGGTTCTCCACCTTCCATTACCGCTACGCATGAGTTCGTAGTACCCAAGTCTATACCGATAACTTTTCCCATAATAAAAGCCTCCTTCTATAGAATAAATTTATCGTTAAGTGCTCGATGAATTTCACAAAAAAATAAATAACATTTTTTAGATTAAATGGCTATTTTTTAAAGTTATTATTCCCTCATAAGATACTTTATATTGACAATGAGATTTTTGAAACTTAATTTGCCACTTTAACCATACTGTATCTTATAACCTTATCCTTATAAATATATCCCTTTTGGAATTCCTCTACCACTACATTGCTTCCATAATTTTCATCATCTATATGAGAAACTGCGTTATGCAAATTAGGATCAAACTCATTACCTACTGCCTGGATAACTTCAACATCCAATTTTTTTAACACATCCTGTATCTGGCGGTAAACCAGTTCAATGCCTTCTTTAAGCGAATCGGCATTAGCAGTGTTATTTGCAGCCTCCAGTGCCCTTTCGATATTGTCAATTACCGGCAGGAAAGCAGCCACTATATCACTTGTTGCATCCAAATACAGGGCTTCCTTTTCCCTGGCAGTTCTCTTCTTGTAGTTATCAAACTCAGCTGCCGTCCTCTGAAGCCTTTCAAAATATTCTTCACACTTTTTCGTTTTTTCTTCCAACTCTGCTTTTATTTTCTCCAGCTCATCGCAAGATGATGTCTCACTTGATTGCTCCGACTCACAAGTATTTTCAGCACTAGTTTCTGTATCGGTTTCAGCTTCATTATCAGCATTTCTTACTTTGCTTGTTTCATTATCGTTTTCAAGGTCTTTAGCCAAGTTTTCTTCATTTAAATCCTGCTCCAACTCTTTTGATAGGTTATCCTTTTTCTCCATTTGAATCTTTTAGCCCTCCTTTGGTTATATTACTGTCGCTGGTAAGTTCTTTATAATTAGTATCAAAACCAATTATCTTAGCAATCTCTTCATTTATCTTTTTCCTGACATAATTCAATGCTGCAAGCACCCTCGCATATTCCATCCTCATAGGCCCAATTATTCCAATAGTCCCCACAACCACTCTACCTAGACTGTAGGTGGCTGTAATTACACTGCAATCCCACATTTCCTCAATTACATTTTCTCTGCCTATTCGTATGCTCACTCCATCTGCATTGGTTTCTCTCATGTTTTTGAGAAGCAAAATCAGTACGTTCTTGGTATCTATCATATTTAAAAACTCTCTGGCTTTGCCTATATCCTTAAATTCAGGATGATTCAATATATTTGCCGTACCTTCAAGGTATACTTCAGCCTGGTCAATCTGGTTTATGCATTCGGTTACCCCGTTTAGAACAGGCATTAACACCTCCTGGGGTGAACCTATTAAAATCTCTATTTCCCTGATAACTTCAATATTTATCTTTTCTAATGTAAGACCGCATAACTTCTCATTAATAATATTGGAAACCCTTATTAAAAAAT
It includes:
- a CDS encoding 16S rRNA (uracil(1498)-N(3))-methyltransferase — translated: MPRFFINSEDIFDDNINIKGDDYNHIKKVLRLKCGEIITLSDGVGNEYAARIEAFGDGFVHTKIVESYKNATEPPVKVTLYQGLPKSDKMDFIIQKSVELGISKVVPVLTERTVVKIDNQKDAQKKWERWNRISQEAAKQSNRGIIPEVELPISFKEAIKQIKNGSLSIIPYEKESKKSLKQILKSNGHMKDISVFIGPEGGFTEQEIEEAISFGINPVTLGPRILRTETAGIAVLSILMYEVGDVG
- a CDS encoding RICIN domain-containing protein; the encoded protein is MKKVFILFSLAVLVIAAINMSLPASAADGIIINGTQFKDTSGNVIHAHGGGMIQYGGYYYWYGEYRDNSNKFLGVRCYRSADLINWEYRGEVLSPSSAPELASCNVERPKVMYNASTKEFVMWMHWENGVHYGEARAAVAYCKTPDGKYTYLGSFRPFASSGVIDHDRPGYMSRDCNVFVDTDGKGYFISASNENMDLHLYELTPDYKGIASLKAKLFVGKQREAPCLIKRNGYYYLITSGCTGWDPNQAKYAYSRDLASGWSELYNLGDSTTYKSQPTFIIPVQGTKGTSYLYMGDRWAGAWGGKVNDSQYVWLPLIFRSDTVLELPYYSSIKINAAEGTITEPITDTTKYKIVNRNSGKVLDARDGTRASQLVQWTDNGSESQKWYLVDMGSGYKKIVSVSSGYVLDIKDDSKSDGAAIIQWYSNGGYNQQWQLIDAGGGYYKLKSRSSGKILDVYKWSTEDGGVIQQWSDVDGSNQQWMLVPVNDTPTPTPVNTPTPPHYTVLKGDVNGDGEVNSIDYGYVKMYLLGMINKFPTADPNVGYAGADIDGNGDVNSIDFALLKSILLGIKSND
- the dnaJ gene encoding molecular chaperone DnaJ: MSSKRDYYEVLGVSKNASDAEIKKAYRKLAKQYHPDINPGNKEAEAKFKEINEAYEVLSDPQKRAQYDQFGHSAFEQGGFGGGFSGFGGFSDFDFGDFGDIFETFFGGFGGRTSSRTRRGPQKGADLKTSVEISFEEAAFGVEKEISIHRMEICDKCQGSGSKPGTSPVTCQHCNGTGQIQYKQRTPFGQFVNIKTCDVCHGEGKVITDPCDKCNGKGRVRNQNKIKVEIPAGINDGQTIRLGGGGEPGLKGGPSGDLFINVKVKPHAIFERKGNDIICEIPITFVQAALGAELEVPTLEGKVKYQIPEGTQTGSIFKLKNKGIPFIRGSGRGDQYFKVHVEVPKKLNEKQKAILREFAELSGDEVHEQRKSFFDKMKDALGM
- the prmA gene encoding 50S ribosomal protein L11 methyltransferase; the encoded protein is MIWYEIKIKTTGEAYDAVTDMLTNIGAGGVAIEDPNDIISELSKPDTLDYADDEFLSTLGDGVTIKAYFPEETNIPELTELIKEKLKFIGQFLEIGEGFIGISQVNEEDWSTSWKKYYKPFNLTDKLVIKPSWEDYRQKNDEIIIEMDPGMAFGTGTHETTKMCAVLLEKHLKSSDTVLDLGCGTGILSIIAAKLGAKSVTAVDIDEVAVKVARENSEINSVSDKVTVIKGVIDNLKKGEKFDIIVANIIANVIIDISDKISSYLKQDGIFITSGIIRERKDEVLETYAKLGFRSIQIEELGEWVAIVFKCLDSL
- the hrcA gene encoding heat-inducible transcriptional repressor HrcA encodes the protein MFLDDRKKMILHAIIDDYISTAEPIGSRSVSKRHELGLSSATIRNEMSDLEEMGYLIQPHTSAGRIPSDKGYRFYVDQLMKTCELTVDEINAMKSEMETKINELSQLLRKASATISRFTKYTSMASLPESKKSVLKAVQVVPIEKGSALVVVVTNAGIVKNTLIKIPETVSPDFLIRVSNIINEKLCGLTLEKINIEVIREIEILIGSPQEVLMPVLNGVTECINQIDQAEVYLEGTANILNHPEFKDIGKAREFLNMIDTKNVLILLLKNMRETNADGVSIRIGRENVIEEMWDCSVITATYSLGRVVVGTIGIIGPMRMEYARVLAALNYVRKKINEEIAKIIGFDTNYKELTSDSNITKGGLKDSNGEKG
- a CDS encoding response regulator; amino-acid sequence: MRRLTFCVVDDAVFMRTLLKKMIEEVEGYKVVGEGSNGYDAIDLAKIYKPDVMTLDITMPDLDGIKAIEDVLKVSPQTKIIMVSAMGQQSMVIEAIKLGAKDFVVKPFEKDRVLQAIKNVTGN
- the grpE gene encoding nucleotide exchange factor GrpE, which codes for MEKKDNLSKELEQDLNEENLAKDLENDNETSKVRNADNEAETDTETSAENTCESEQSSETSSCDELEKIKAELEEKTKKCEEYFERLQRTAAEFDNYKKRTAREKEALYLDATSDIVAAFLPVIDNIERALEAANNTANADSLKEGIELVYRQIQDVLKKLDVEVIQAVGNEFDPNLHNAVSHIDDENYGSNVVVEEFQKGYIYKDKVIRYSMVKVAN
- the dnaK gene encoding molecular chaperone DnaK, with product MGKVIGIDLGTTNSCVAVMEGGEPVVIANSEGSRTTPSVVAFSKTGERLVGQVAKRQAITNPERTIISIKRDMGTDRKVIIDDKSYTPQEISAMILQKIKADAESYLGEKVTQAVITVPAYFSDSQRQATKDAGKIAGLEVLRIINEPTAAALAYGLDKETDQKILVFDLGGGTFDVSILEIGDGVFEVLATSGNNRLGGDDFDQRIIDYLVDTFKKENGIDLKADKMAMQRLKEAAEKAKIELSGVTTTNINLPFITADATGPKHLDMTLTRAKFEELTADLVEKTMEPTRRAMEDAGLSPNDIDKILLVGGSTRIPAVQEAVRKFFNKEPFKGINPDECVAIGAAIQAGVLTGEVKDLLLLDVTPLSLGIETLGGVFTKLIERNTTIPAKKSQIFSTAADGQTAVTVRVFQGERQMAADNKLLGEFNLDGIPPAPRGVPQIEVTFDIDANGIVHVSAKDLGTGKEQKITITASTNLTEEEIDRAVKEAQRYEAEDKARKEAVEIRNNADSMVFQSEKTLKDLGDKISGEDKQKIEAEINKVKEALKGTDTEAIKKATEDLSKAFYEVSAKIYQQNPGAAGPNMGGGQQSEYAGGQENVYDADYKVVDDDK